The following coding sequences are from one Rutidosis leptorrhynchoides isolate AG116_Rl617_1_P2 chromosome 11, CSIRO_AGI_Rlap_v1, whole genome shotgun sequence window:
- the LOC139876009 gene encoding uncharacterized protein, producing MDSTWMSLCRSSPAYEKGLDKFIERIFSKNGKDGHIYCPYKYCGNHKRVDRVQAKTHLLCDGFFEGYKIPNVYFEPDDTPTFEDADEYDMQALAQCVFNVFEDEDEDDIQQTENQTVPNLNAEKFNKVLEDAKKELYLSCKLSILSFIVRLFHSKCVGKCNEKGFSMILDTMREAFPHAAILKSLYELRKIIRDLGLGYEKIDACPNDCMLYWKENKDKIKCDVCQTSRYKQINNDSENESTTEAENDGDYKAKKVGAKVLRYFPLIPRLQRLFRSPKTAGSMRWHEESRTKDGRLRNPVDLPAWKTFNYENSEFAKEPRNVRLGLASDGFNPFRNMSVSHSTWPVVLMPYNLPPWLCMKKSVLFISLLIPGPSAPSNNIDVYMQPIVDELKELWDTRVNTYDASTKSYFTLRASLLWTVSDFPTYANLSSWSTKGKLACPSCHKETRSTRLSNSHKEIFMAHRRWLESLHPFCMDKDSFDGTEEREGPPRSLTGEQVLAELKGFEIKYGKLVKGNPSLPYNWKKRSIFFQLTYWKNNLIRHNIDVMHTKKNVCDNLIGTLMNIDGKTKDHLKGRRNLEEMGIRHELHPEPLSNGKVYLPPACFEINKKRKRKIL from the coding sequence ATGGACTCGACTTGGATGTCCTTGTGTAGATCTTCCCCTGCATACGAAAAAGGACTTGACAAATTTATAGAACGTATTTTCTCTAAAAATGGAAAAGATGGTCATATATATTGTCCGTACAAATATTGCGGTAATCACAAACGGGTTGATCGGGTCCAGGCTAAAACACATTTGCTATGTGACGGGTTTTTCGAAGGTTATAAAATTCCAAATGTGTATTTCGAACCGGATGATACACCAACGTTTGAAGATGCTGATGAATATGATATGCAAGCATTGGCCCAATGCGTCTTCAATgtgtttgaagatgaagatgaagatgatatccAACAAACTGAAAATCAGACTGTACCAAACTTAAATGCTGAAAAGTTTAATAAAGTATTGGAAGATGCAAAGAAAGAATTATATCTCAGCTGTAAGCTCTCTATTCTTTCATTCATTGTTAGACTCTTCCATTCAAAATGTGTTGGAAAATGTAATGAAAAAGGATTCAGCATGATTCTTGACACAATGAGGGAAGCCTTCCCTCATGCTGCCATACTGAAGTCattgtatgaattaaggaagataaTAAGAGATTTGGGTCTAGGTTATGAGAAAATTGATGCTTGTCCAAATGATTGTATGTTGTACTGGAAAGAAAACAAGGACAAAATTAAGTGTGACGTATGTCAGACCTCAAGATATAAACAAATTAATAATGATTCTGAAAATGAGTCAACCACAGAAGCTGAAAATGATGGTGATTATAAAGCTAAGAAGGTTGGAGCAAAAGTGTTGCGTTATTTTCCACTCATACCACGCTTGCAAAGATTGTTTAGGTCGCCTAAAACGGCTGGGTCGATGAGATGGCATGAAGAGAGTCGTACGAAAGATGGTAGATTAAGAAATCCCGTAGATTTACCAGCCTGGAAAACATTCAATTATGAGAATAGTGAATTTGCTAAAGAACCTCGTAATGTGAGGCTTGGTTTGGCGAGTGATGGGTTTAACCCTTTTAGAAACATGAGTGTTTCACATAGTACATGGCCTGTTGTTTTGATGCCATATAATCTACCTCCATGGTTGTGCATGAAAAAATCAGTTCTATTCATAAGTTTACTTATACCCGGTCCATCTGCTCCAAGTAATAATATAGATGTCTATATGCAACCTATAGTTGATGAGTTGAAAGAGTTGTGGGATACTAGAGTTAATACTTATGACGCATCAACTAAGAGTTACTTCACACTGCGTGCTTCTTTGTTATGGACGGTAAGTGACTTTCCTACGTATGCGAATTTATCGAGTTGGAGCACTAAAGGTAAATTAGCTTGTCCTTCATGCCATAAGGAAACCAGATCAACACGGTTATCAAACTCCCACAAAGAAATCTTCATGGCACATCGTCGCTGGTTGGAATCGTTGCATCCTTTTTGTATGGATAAAGATTCTTTTGATGGCACGGAAGAACGTGAAGGGCCACCGCGTAGCTTAACAGGGGAACAAGTGCTTGCGGAGCTGAAAGGTTTTGAAATAAAATATGGAAAACTTGTGAAGGGTAACCCATCCTTACCATATAATTGGAAGAAGAGAAGTATTTTTTTTCAGTTAACATACTGGAAAAATAACTTAATACGTCATAATATAGACGTAATGCATACTAAAAAGAATGTATGTGACAATCTCATTGGAACGTTAATGAATATAGATGGAAAGACCAAGGATCATTTAAAAGGACGTCGTAATTTGGAAGAAATGGGTATTAGACATGAACTTCATCCAGAACCTTTATCAAATGGCAAAGTGTATTTGCCTCCAGCATGTTTCGAAAtcaataaaaaaagaaaaagaaaaattttgTAA